A region of the Arenicella xantha genome:
GAGCAGGGCAGTGATATTGCCAAAATGATTGTGCAAAATGCGGGCTGGGATGAGTCAGTTTCCGGTGTTCAACTTAATCGTTTTTGCGCTTCTGGCTTAGAGGCAATTAATATGGCCGCGGCCAAGGTCGCGGCGGGCTGGGAACAGTTAGTGGTAGCCGGTGGTATTGAGTGTATGTCACGCGTGCCAATGGGTTCCGATGGTGGCGCAATGGGAATGGACGCAGCGTTTGCTGTTCAAGAAAGTTTCGTGCCGCAAGGTATAGGTGCTGACACCATTGCAACCATTGATGGCTACTCACGCGAAGACGTTGATGCCTACGCTTTGGAATCGCAAAAGCGTGCAGCACATGCGCGCGATAGCGGTTGGTTCGATGGCTCGGTTATTCCAGTTAAAGATAAAAACGGCGTGACTATTTTGCAGCGCGATGACTTTATCAAACCAGATTCGACTATGCAGGGTTTGGGCGGTTTACGTGCGTCGTTTGCCGAGATGGGTAAGTACGGCTTTGACGATATTATTATCAAGAAGTACAACGAGTTAGAGCGCGTGAATCACGTACACACACCAGGCAACTCGTCGGGTATTGTGGATGGTGCGAGTGCTGTTCTAATCGGTAGTCAGCAAGCTGGCAAAGACTTAGGTCTAACTGCACGCGGCAAGGTAGTCGCTACCTCGATTAT
Encoded here:
- a CDS encoding acetyl-CoA C-acetyltransferase yields the protein MSNTAYIYDAVRTPRSKGKKDGSLHEVKPIDLGAGLLRELQSRNDLDTSQVDDVVMGCVSPVGEQGSDIAKMIVQNAGWDESVSGVQLNRFCASGLEAINMAAAKVAAGWEQLVVAGGIECMSRVPMGSDGGAMGMDAAFAVQESFVPQGIGADTIATIDGYSREDVDAYALESQKRAAHARDSGWFDGSVIPVKDKNGVTILQRDDFIKPDSTMQGLGGLRASFAEMGKYGFDDIIIKKYNELERVNHVHTPGNSSGIVDGASAVLIGSQQAGKDLGLTARGKVVATSIISTDPIIMLTGPGPSAHKALKTAGLTVADIDLWEINEAFASVALRYMRDLGIDHSITNVVGGSIAMGHPLGATGGCILSSMLDELERRDLRRGMLSLCVGGGMGISTIIERV